One part of the Solea solea chromosome 1, fSolSol10.1, whole genome shotgun sequence genome encodes these proteins:
- the LOC131473173 gene encoding NLR family CARD domain-containing protein 3-like isoform X1 → MLNERQRPPRSQRLNEVQKMSGRVEEDEDTAESPGPSCLSVKSNASMTFPMHFSNEPGASDTKLNEVQKMSVCRVEEDEDTAESPGPSCLSVKSDASMTFPMHFSNEPGASDTKDQFAVSVDKQTSRCSLCQDVLKDPVSTSCGHWFCRHCISSYRDQSCPPEDSCCPQCGHGPQTQNVGLQEVLDEHKISLRKTFEHVAEGTEGTGSRTPLKKIFTELYITEGQSEEVNTQHEVMQLEANYKKSIVQDTPIKCCDIFKSLPNQQLRIRVVLTNGVAGVGKTFSVQKFTLDWAEGLKNQDVNLLIVLSFREMNLIGDEQHSLLTLLHLFHPTLEKVSAEKLTVCKPLFILDGLDESRLSLDFNSRTPVSDVTHRSSVNVLLTNLIRGNLLPSALVWITSRPAAANQIPPTCIDRVTEVRGFTDDQKDEYFKKRFGTEDLSSRIISHIKMSRSLHIMCQIPVFCWITAAVLEHMLTTDQRGELPKTLTDLYSHFLLVQTKRKKNKYDKGRETSPQELMEADRDVLLKLGRLAFEHLKKGDIMFYQEDLERCGLDVKEASVYSGVCTEIFRRDSVIFQKSVYYFVHLSVQEFLAAVYMFHCFTNRKTEVLQAFLGEEYLTQIPKPFLKTISSYLGFSVERSLDVFLKGAMEKSLQSENGHLDLFVRFLHGLCLESNQRLLGGLLGQTQNIPTIIQRVSKNLKEMNTDNISPDRSINIFHCLTEMNDQSVHQEIQEFMKSEDKGQELSEIHCSALAYMLQMSEEVLDELDLSKYKTSVQGKHRLIPAVRNCRKAGLRGCSLSEISRSSLASALKSDPSHLRELYLNDNNLQDSGVKLLCSGLMSPHCRLETLGLKKCSLSKISCPFLASALKSNPSHLRDLYLNDNNLQDSGVKLLCSGLESPHCRLESLWLVKCSLSKISCSSLASALKFNPSHLRKLDLRANNLQDSGVKPLSDLRMSPDYSLRTLRWK, encoded by the exons ATGCTGAATGAAAGACAGAGACCTCCAAGAAGTCAGAG actGAATGAAGTCCAGAAGATGAGCGGTCgtgtggaggaagacgaggacacagcagagtctccaggacccagctgtctgtctgtgaagtcTAATGCATCTATGACCTTCCCTATGCACTTCAGtaatgaacctggagcctcagacaCAAA ACTGAATGAAGTCCAGAAGATGAGCGTGTGTCgtgtggaggaagacgaggacacagcagagtctccaggacccagctgtctgtctgtgaagtcTGATGCATCTATGACCTTCCCTATGCACTTCAGtaatgaacctggagcctcagacaCAAA agaccagtttgctgtttctgtggacAAGCAGACGTCCCGCTGTAGTCTGTGTCAGGACGTCCTGAAGGATCCAGTCTCCACCAGCTGTGGTCACTGGTTCTGCAGACATTGCATCTCCTCATACAGGGACCAGTCTTGTCCACCAGAAGATTCCTGCTGTCCCCAGTGTGGACAtggaccacagacacaga ATGTTGGTCTGCAGGAGGTTCTAGATGAACATAAGATCAGTCTGAGGAAGACATTTGAACATGTGGCTGAAGGAACtgaaggaacaggaagtagaacccCCCTGAAAAAgatcttcactgagctctacatcacagagggacagagtgaagaggtcaatactcaacatgaggtgatgcagctggagGCAAACTACAAGAAGTCGATCGTCCAGGACACTCCCATCAAGTGCTGCGACATCTTTAAATCCTTACCTAACCAGCAGTTGCGCATCAGAGTCGTCCTGACCAACGGCGTCGctggtgttggaaaaaccttctcagtgcagaagttcactctggactgggccgaGGGTTTGAAAAACCAGGATGTGAATCTGCTGATTGTGCTCTCGTTCAGGGAGATGAACCTGATCGGAGATGAGCAGCACAGTCTTCTCACGCTGCTCCATCTTTTCCATCCAACATTAGAGAAGGTCAGCGCAGAGAAGCTCACTGTCTGTAAACCTTTGTTCATCCTTGACGGCCTGGATGAAAGCAGACTCTCACTGGACTTCAACAGCAGGACACCGGtttctgacgtcacacacaggtcatcagTCAACGTGCTGCTGACCAACCTCATCAGGGGGAATCTGCTTCCCTCGGCTCTCGTCTGGATAACTTctcgacctgcagcagccaatcagatccctcctacaTGTATTGACAGGGTAACAGAAGTACGAGGCTTCACTGACGACCAGAAGGACGAGTACTTCAAGAAGAGATTCGGAACTGAAGATCTGTCCAGCAGAATCATCTCACACATCAAGATGTCCAGGAGTctccacatcatgtgtcaaatcccagtcttctgctggatcactgctgcagttctggagcacatgttgactacagaccagagaggagagctgcccaagaccctgacagacctgtactcacacttcctgctggttcagacaaagaggaagaagaacaagtacGATAAAGGACGTGAGACGAGTCCACAGGAGCTGATGGAGGCTGACAGAGATGTTCTTCTGAAACTGGGGAGACTGGCCTTTGAACATCTGAAGAAAGGAGACATTATGTTCTACCAAGAAGACCTGGAGCGGTGTGGTCTTGATGTGAAAGAGGCCTCTGTGTACTCAGGAGTTTGTACAGAGATCTTCAGAAGAGACAGCGTGATCTTCCAGAAATCAGTCTACTACTTTGTTCATCTGagcgttcaggagtttctggctgcagtctacatgttccactgtttcaccaacaggaagacagaggtaCTGCAGGCCTTCCTGGGAGAAGAATACTTAACTCAGATCccaaaaccttttttaaaaacaatctcCTCATATTTGGGATTCTCTGTTGAAAGatctctggatgtgttcctgaAAGGAGCCATGGAGAAATcacttcaaagtgaaaatggtcaccTGGACCTGTTTGTTCGCTTCCTTCATGGACTCTGTCTGGAGTCCAACCAGAGACTCTTAGGAGGTCTGCTGGGTCAGACTCAGAACATTCCAACAATCATCCAGAGAGTCTCCAAGAACCTGAAggagatgaacacagacaacatctcacctgacagaagcatcaacatcttccactgtctgacagagatgaacgaccaatcagtgcatcagGAGATCCAAGAGTTCATGAAGTCAGAGGACAAAGGACAGGAACTCTCTGAGATCCACTGCTCAGCTCTGGcctacatgctgcagatgtctgaggaggttctggatgagttgGACCTGAGCAAGTACAAAACATCAGTCCAGGGAAAACACAGACTGATTCCAGCTGTGAGGAACTGCAGGAAGGCTGG gttgaggggctgcagtttgtcagagatcagccgttcttctctggcctcagctctgaagtctgacccctcccacctgagagaACTGTACCTGAACGACAACaatctgcaggattcaggagtgaagctgctgtgttctggactgatGAGTCCACactgtagactggagactctggg gttgaagAAGTGCAGTTTGTCAAAGATCAGCTGTCCTTTTCtggcctcagctctgaagtctaacccctcccacctgagagaTCTGTACCTGAACGACAACaatctgcaggattcaggagtgaagctgctgtgttctggactggagagtccacattgtagactggagtctctgtg gttGGTGAAGTGCAGTTTGTCaaagatcagctgttcttctctggcctcagctctgaagtTCAACCCCTCCCACCTGAGAAAACTGGACCTGAGGGCGAACAATCttcaggattcaggagtgaagcctCTGTCTGATCTTAGGATGAGTCCAGACTACAGTCTGAGGACTCTGAG GTGGAAGTGa
- the LOC131473173 gene encoding NLR family CARD domain-containing protein 3-like isoform X5 produces MSVCRVEEDEDTAESPGPSCLSVKSDASMTFPMHFSNEPGASDTKDQFAVSVDKQTSRCSLCQDVLKDPVSTSCGHWFCRHCISSYRDQSCPPEDSCCPQCGHGPQTQNVGLQEVLDEHKISLRKTFEHVAEGTEGTGSRTPLKKIFTELYITEGQSEEVNTQHEVMQLEANYKKSIVQDTPIKCCDIFKSLPNQQLRIRVVLTNGVAGVGKTFSVQKFTLDWAEGLKNQDVNLLIVLSFREMNLIGDEQHSLLTLLHLFHPTLEKVSAEKLTVCKPLFILDGLDESRLSLDFNSRTPVSDVTHRSSVNVLLTNLIRGNLLPSALVWITSRPAAANQIPPTCIDRVTEVRGFTDDQKDEYFKKRFGTEDLSSRIISHIKMSRSLHIMCQIPVFCWITAAVLEHMLTTDQRGELPKTLTDLYSHFLLVQTKRKKNKYDKGRETSPQELMEADRDVLLKLGRLAFEHLKKGDIMFYQEDLERCGLDVKEASVYSGVCTEIFRRDSVIFQKSVYYFVHLSVQEFLAAVYMFHCFTNRKTEVLQAFLGEEYLTQIPKPFLKTISSYLGFSVERSLDVFLKGAMEKSLQSENGHLDLFVRFLHGLCLESNQRLLGGLLGQTQNIPTIIQRVSKNLKEMNTDNISPDRSINIFHCLTEMNDQSVHQEIQEFMKSEDKGQELSEIHCSALAYMLQMSEEVLDELDLSKYKTSVQGKHRLIPAVRNCRKAGLRGCSLSEISRSSLASALKSDPSHLRELYLNDNNLQDSGVKLLCSGLMSPHCRLETLGLKKCSLSKISCPFLASALKSNPSHLRDLYLNDNNLQDSGVKLLCSGLESPHCRLESLWLVKCSLSKISCSSLASALKFNPSHLRKLDLRANNLQDSGVKPLSDLRMSPDYSLRTLRWK; encoded by the exons ATGAGCGTGTGTCgtgtggaggaagacgaggacacagcagagtctccaggacccagctgtctgtctgtgaagtcTGATGCATCTATGACCTTCCCTATGCACTTCAGtaatgaacctggagcctcagacaCAAA agaccagtttgctgtttctgtggacAAGCAGACGTCCCGCTGTAGTCTGTGTCAGGACGTCCTGAAGGATCCAGTCTCCACCAGCTGTGGTCACTGGTTCTGCAGACATTGCATCTCCTCATACAGGGACCAGTCTTGTCCACCAGAAGATTCCTGCTGTCCCCAGTGTGGACAtggaccacagacacaga ATGTTGGTCTGCAGGAGGTTCTAGATGAACATAAGATCAGTCTGAGGAAGACATTTGAACATGTGGCTGAAGGAACtgaaggaacaggaagtagaacccCCCTGAAAAAgatcttcactgagctctacatcacagagggacagagtgaagaggtcaatactcaacatgaggtgatgcagctggagGCAAACTACAAGAAGTCGATCGTCCAGGACACTCCCATCAAGTGCTGCGACATCTTTAAATCCTTACCTAACCAGCAGTTGCGCATCAGAGTCGTCCTGACCAACGGCGTCGctggtgttggaaaaaccttctcagtgcagaagttcactctggactgggccgaGGGTTTGAAAAACCAGGATGTGAATCTGCTGATTGTGCTCTCGTTCAGGGAGATGAACCTGATCGGAGATGAGCAGCACAGTCTTCTCACGCTGCTCCATCTTTTCCATCCAACATTAGAGAAGGTCAGCGCAGAGAAGCTCACTGTCTGTAAACCTTTGTTCATCCTTGACGGCCTGGATGAAAGCAGACTCTCACTGGACTTCAACAGCAGGACACCGGtttctgacgtcacacacaggtcatcagTCAACGTGCTGCTGACCAACCTCATCAGGGGGAATCTGCTTCCCTCGGCTCTCGTCTGGATAACTTctcgacctgcagcagccaatcagatccctcctacaTGTATTGACAGGGTAACAGAAGTACGAGGCTTCACTGACGACCAGAAGGACGAGTACTTCAAGAAGAGATTCGGAACTGAAGATCTGTCCAGCAGAATCATCTCACACATCAAGATGTCCAGGAGTctccacatcatgtgtcaaatcccagtcttctgctggatcactgctgcagttctggagcacatgttgactacagaccagagaggagagctgcccaagaccctgacagacctgtactcacacttcctgctggttcagacaaagaggaagaagaacaagtacGATAAAGGACGTGAGACGAGTCCACAGGAGCTGATGGAGGCTGACAGAGATGTTCTTCTGAAACTGGGGAGACTGGCCTTTGAACATCTGAAGAAAGGAGACATTATGTTCTACCAAGAAGACCTGGAGCGGTGTGGTCTTGATGTGAAAGAGGCCTCTGTGTACTCAGGAGTTTGTACAGAGATCTTCAGAAGAGACAGCGTGATCTTCCAGAAATCAGTCTACTACTTTGTTCATCTGagcgttcaggagtttctggctgcagtctacatgttccactgtttcaccaacaggaagacagaggtaCTGCAGGCCTTCCTGGGAGAAGAATACTTAACTCAGATCccaaaaccttttttaaaaacaatctcCTCATATTTGGGATTCTCTGTTGAAAGatctctggatgtgttcctgaAAGGAGCCATGGAGAAATcacttcaaagtgaaaatggtcaccTGGACCTGTTTGTTCGCTTCCTTCATGGACTCTGTCTGGAGTCCAACCAGAGACTCTTAGGAGGTCTGCTGGGTCAGACTCAGAACATTCCAACAATCATCCAGAGAGTCTCCAAGAACCTGAAggagatgaacacagacaacatctcacctgacagaagcatcaacatcttccactgtctgacagagatgaacgaccaatcagtgcatcagGAGATCCAAGAGTTCATGAAGTCAGAGGACAAAGGACAGGAACTCTCTGAGATCCACTGCTCAGCTCTGGcctacatgctgcagatgtctgaggaggttctggatgagttgGACCTGAGCAAGTACAAAACATCAGTCCAGGGAAAACACAGACTGATTCCAGCTGTGAGGAACTGCAGGAAGGCTGG gttgaggggctgcagtttgtcagagatcagccgttcttctctggcctcagctctgaagtctgacccctcccacctgagagaACTGTACCTGAACGACAACaatctgcaggattcaggagtgaagctgctgtgttctggactgatGAGTCCACactgtagactggagactctggg gttgaagAAGTGCAGTTTGTCAAAGATCAGCTGTCCTTTTCtggcctcagctctgaagtctaacccctcccacctgagagaTCTGTACCTGAACGACAACaatctgcaggattcaggagtgaagctgctgtgttctggactggagagtccacattgtagactggagtctctgtg gttGGTGAAGTGCAGTTTGTCaaagatcagctgttcttctctggcctcagctctgaagtTCAACCCCTCCCACCTGAGAAAACTGGACCTGAGGGCGAACAATCttcaggattcaggagtgaagcctCTGTCTGATCTTAGGATGAGTCCAGACTACAGTCTGAGGACTCTGAG GTGGAAGTGa
- the LOC131473173 gene encoding NLR family CARD domain-containing protein 3-like isoform X2 — protein sequence MSGRVEEDEDTAESPGPSCLSVKSNASMTFPMHFSNEPGASDTKLNEVQKMSVCRVEEDEDTAESPGPSCLSVKSDASMTFPMHFSNEPGASDTKDQFAVSVDKQTSRCSLCQDVLKDPVSTSCGHWFCRHCISSYRDQSCPPEDSCCPQCGHGPQTQNVGLQEVLDEHKISLRKTFEHVAEGTEGTGSRTPLKKIFTELYITEGQSEEVNTQHEVMQLEANYKKSIVQDTPIKCCDIFKSLPNQQLRIRVVLTNGVAGVGKTFSVQKFTLDWAEGLKNQDVNLLIVLSFREMNLIGDEQHSLLTLLHLFHPTLEKVSAEKLTVCKPLFILDGLDESRLSLDFNSRTPVSDVTHRSSVNVLLTNLIRGNLLPSALVWITSRPAAANQIPPTCIDRVTEVRGFTDDQKDEYFKKRFGTEDLSSRIISHIKMSRSLHIMCQIPVFCWITAAVLEHMLTTDQRGELPKTLTDLYSHFLLVQTKRKKNKYDKGRETSPQELMEADRDVLLKLGRLAFEHLKKGDIMFYQEDLERCGLDVKEASVYSGVCTEIFRRDSVIFQKSVYYFVHLSVQEFLAAVYMFHCFTNRKTEVLQAFLGEEYLTQIPKPFLKTISSYLGFSVERSLDVFLKGAMEKSLQSENGHLDLFVRFLHGLCLESNQRLLGGLLGQTQNIPTIIQRVSKNLKEMNTDNISPDRSINIFHCLTEMNDQSVHQEIQEFMKSEDKGQELSEIHCSALAYMLQMSEEVLDELDLSKYKTSVQGKHRLIPAVRNCRKAGLRGCSLSEISRSSLASALKSDPSHLRELYLNDNNLQDSGVKLLCSGLMSPHCRLETLGLKKCSLSKISCPFLASALKSNPSHLRDLYLNDNNLQDSGVKLLCSGLESPHCRLESLWLVKCSLSKISCSSLASALKFNPSHLRKLDLRANNLQDSGVKPLSDLRMSPDYSLRTLRWK from the exons ATGAGCGGTCgtgtggaggaagacgaggacacagcagagtctccaggacccagctgtctgtctgtgaagtcTAATGCATCTATGACCTTCCCTATGCACTTCAGtaatgaacctggagcctcagacaCAAA ACTGAATGAAGTCCAGAAGATGAGCGTGTGTCgtgtggaggaagacgaggacacagcagagtctccaggacccagctgtctgtctgtgaagtcTGATGCATCTATGACCTTCCCTATGCACTTCAGtaatgaacctggagcctcagacaCAAA agaccagtttgctgtttctgtggacAAGCAGACGTCCCGCTGTAGTCTGTGTCAGGACGTCCTGAAGGATCCAGTCTCCACCAGCTGTGGTCACTGGTTCTGCAGACATTGCATCTCCTCATACAGGGACCAGTCTTGTCCACCAGAAGATTCCTGCTGTCCCCAGTGTGGACAtggaccacagacacaga ATGTTGGTCTGCAGGAGGTTCTAGATGAACATAAGATCAGTCTGAGGAAGACATTTGAACATGTGGCTGAAGGAACtgaaggaacaggaagtagaacccCCCTGAAAAAgatcttcactgagctctacatcacagagggacagagtgaagaggtcaatactcaacatgaggtgatgcagctggagGCAAACTACAAGAAGTCGATCGTCCAGGACACTCCCATCAAGTGCTGCGACATCTTTAAATCCTTACCTAACCAGCAGTTGCGCATCAGAGTCGTCCTGACCAACGGCGTCGctggtgttggaaaaaccttctcagtgcagaagttcactctggactgggccgaGGGTTTGAAAAACCAGGATGTGAATCTGCTGATTGTGCTCTCGTTCAGGGAGATGAACCTGATCGGAGATGAGCAGCACAGTCTTCTCACGCTGCTCCATCTTTTCCATCCAACATTAGAGAAGGTCAGCGCAGAGAAGCTCACTGTCTGTAAACCTTTGTTCATCCTTGACGGCCTGGATGAAAGCAGACTCTCACTGGACTTCAACAGCAGGACACCGGtttctgacgtcacacacaggtcatcagTCAACGTGCTGCTGACCAACCTCATCAGGGGGAATCTGCTTCCCTCGGCTCTCGTCTGGATAACTTctcgacctgcagcagccaatcagatccctcctacaTGTATTGACAGGGTAACAGAAGTACGAGGCTTCACTGACGACCAGAAGGACGAGTACTTCAAGAAGAGATTCGGAACTGAAGATCTGTCCAGCAGAATCATCTCACACATCAAGATGTCCAGGAGTctccacatcatgtgtcaaatcccagtcttctgctggatcactgctgcagttctggagcacatgttgactacagaccagagaggagagctgcccaagaccctgacagacctgtactcacacttcctgctggttcagacaaagaggaagaagaacaagtacGATAAAGGACGTGAGACGAGTCCACAGGAGCTGATGGAGGCTGACAGAGATGTTCTTCTGAAACTGGGGAGACTGGCCTTTGAACATCTGAAGAAAGGAGACATTATGTTCTACCAAGAAGACCTGGAGCGGTGTGGTCTTGATGTGAAAGAGGCCTCTGTGTACTCAGGAGTTTGTACAGAGATCTTCAGAAGAGACAGCGTGATCTTCCAGAAATCAGTCTACTACTTTGTTCATCTGagcgttcaggagtttctggctgcagtctacatgttccactgtttcaccaacaggaagacagaggtaCTGCAGGCCTTCCTGGGAGAAGAATACTTAACTCAGATCccaaaaccttttttaaaaacaatctcCTCATATTTGGGATTCTCTGTTGAAAGatctctggatgtgttcctgaAAGGAGCCATGGAGAAATcacttcaaagtgaaaatggtcaccTGGACCTGTTTGTTCGCTTCCTTCATGGACTCTGTCTGGAGTCCAACCAGAGACTCTTAGGAGGTCTGCTGGGTCAGACTCAGAACATTCCAACAATCATCCAGAGAGTCTCCAAGAACCTGAAggagatgaacacagacaacatctcacctgacagaagcatcaacatcttccactgtctgacagagatgaacgaccaatcagtgcatcagGAGATCCAAGAGTTCATGAAGTCAGAGGACAAAGGACAGGAACTCTCTGAGATCCACTGCTCAGCTCTGGcctacatgctgcagatgtctgaggaggttctggatgagttgGACCTGAGCAAGTACAAAACATCAGTCCAGGGAAAACACAGACTGATTCCAGCTGTGAGGAACTGCAGGAAGGCTGG gttgaggggctgcagtttgtcagagatcagccgttcttctctggcctcagctctgaagtctgacccctcccacctgagagaACTGTACCTGAACGACAACaatctgcaggattcaggagtgaagctgctgtgttctggactgatGAGTCCACactgtagactggagactctggg gttgaagAAGTGCAGTTTGTCAAAGATCAGCTGTCCTTTTCtggcctcagctctgaagtctaacccctcccacctgagagaTCTGTACCTGAACGACAACaatctgcaggattcaggagtgaagctgctgtgttctggactggagagtccacattgtagactggagtctctgtg gttGGTGAAGTGCAGTTTGTCaaagatcagctgttcttctctggcctcagctctgaagtTCAACCCCTCCCACCTGAGAAAACTGGACCTGAGGGCGAACAATCttcaggattcaggagtgaagcctCTGTCTGATCTTAGGATGAGTCCAGACTACAGTCTGAGGACTCTGAG GTGGAAGTGa